A single Euzebyales bacterium DNA region contains:
- a CDS encoding acetolactate synthase large subunit: MQMTGAQAVIATLETEGVEVMFGHPGGAILPAYDPLLDSPMRHVLARHEQGAGHMAEGYAQATGRVGVVMATSGPGGTNLVTALADAHMDSVPLVAVTGQVARPAVGGDAFQEADITGITMPVTKHNELVRDPARIAGAIKEAFHIASTGRPGPVLIDLPKDVLVETFDYRYPDQLSLPGYRPTVRGHSKMVREAAREILDAQRPVIYAGGGMIKARGDEQLRALAELLELPVVTTLMGRGVFPDDHPQHLGMPGMHGHWTAITALQQSDLLIALGTRFDDRVTGDLTTFAPYARVIHVDIDPAEIGKNREPDVPIVGDGAVVTQQISDAVRRLLADGASAADLQPWWDRLRTWRDEHPLRWDQQADGPLKPQTVIHALGRRLDGEGIVVSGVGQHQMWASQLVRYRSPRTWINSGGLGTMGFCVPAAIGAKIGRPDVPVVAIDGDGSFQMTLQELATATTERVPVIFCVINNGVLGMVRQWQELFYEQRYSQIELSTDVPDLVKLADAMGCAGYRCERPEDVEQTLDKALAVGDAPVLVDFRVDPEEKVFPFVPAGGSNDDVVESLDEWTARQDPPKGGAGEPGGAGLPMVPPS; encoded by the coding sequence ATGCAGATGACCGGAGCCCAGGCCGTGATCGCGACCCTCGAGACAGAGGGCGTCGAGGTGATGTTCGGTCACCCCGGCGGCGCGATCCTTCCCGCCTACGATCCGCTGCTCGACTCCCCGATGCGCCACGTGCTCGCCCGTCACGAGCAGGGCGCCGGCCACATGGCAGAGGGCTACGCGCAGGCCACTGGCCGTGTCGGCGTGGTCATGGCGACGTCCGGTCCGGGTGGCACGAACCTTGTGACCGCGCTCGCTGACGCGCACATGGACTCGGTGCCGCTCGTGGCGGTCACCGGCCAGGTTGCGCGGCCCGCCGTCGGTGGCGACGCGTTCCAGGAGGCCGACATCACCGGCATCACGATGCCGGTGACCAAGCACAATGAGCTCGTGCGCGACCCCGCCCGCATCGCCGGCGCGATCAAGGAGGCGTTCCACATCGCCTCCACCGGGCGGCCGGGACCGGTCCTGATCGACCTGCCCAAGGACGTGCTCGTCGAGACATTCGACTATCGCTACCCCGACCAGTTGAGCCTTCCCGGCTACCGTCCCACGGTCCGCGGGCACAGCAAGATGGTCCGCGAGGCAGCGCGGGAGATCCTCGACGCGCAGCGGCCTGTCATCTACGCGGGCGGAGGGATGATCAAGGCCCGTGGGGACGAGCAGCTGCGTGCGCTGGCCGAACTGCTCGAGCTCCCTGTGGTCACGACGCTGATGGGCCGCGGCGTGTTCCCCGACGACCACCCCCAGCACCTTGGCATGCCGGGCATGCACGGCCACTGGACCGCCATCACCGCGCTCCAGCAGTCGGACCTGCTGATCGCGCTGGGCACGCGCTTCGACGACCGGGTCACCGGTGACCTCACGACCTTCGCGCCATACGCCCGGGTCATCCACGTTGACATCGACCCCGCGGAGATCGGCAAGAACCGCGAGCCCGACGTACCCATCGTCGGCGACGGCGCGGTCGTGACGCAGCAGATCAGCGACGCCGTGCGCCGCCTGCTGGCCGATGGCGCCAGCGCCGCCGACCTTCAGCCGTGGTGGGATCGGCTTCGCACCTGGCGCGACGAGCACCCATTGCGGTGGGACCAGCAGGCGGACGGCCCGCTGAAGCCGCAGACCGTCATCCACGCGCTGGGTCGCCGGCTCGACGGGGAGGGCATTGTGGTCAGCGGTGTGGGCCAGCACCAGATGTGGGCGAGCCAGTTGGTCCGCTACCGCTCGCCGCGCACGTGGATCAACTCTGGTGGCCTCGGGACGATGGGCTTCTGCGTGCCGGCCGCCATCGGTGCCAAGATCGGGCGTCCCGACGTGCCCGTCGTGGCGATCGACGGCGACGGCAGCTTCCAGATGACGCTGCAGGAGCTCGCGACCGCGACCACCGAGCGCGTCCCGGTCATCTTCTGCGTCATCAACAATGGCGTGCTCGGCATGGTCCGTCAGTGGCAGGAGCTGTTCTACGAGCAGCGCTACTCACAGATCGAGCTGAGCACCGATGTGCCCGACCTGGTCAAGCTCGCCGACGCGATGGGCTGCGCCGGGTACCGGTGTGAGCGGCCGGAGGACGTCGAGCAGACCCTGGACAAGGCCCTCGCCGTCGGCGACGCGCCCGTCCTCGTCGACTTCCGCGTCGACCCCGAGGAGAAGGTGTTCCCGTTCGTGCCCGCCGGCGGCAGCAACGACGACGTCGTCGAGTCGCTCGACGAGTGGACGGCCCGTCAGGACCCGCCCAAGGGCGGAGCGGGAGAGCCCGGAGGCGCCGGGCTGCCGATGGTCCCGCCGTCGTAG
- the ilvN gene encoding acetolactate synthase small subunit, which translates to MSMHTLSVLVENKPGVLARVAGLFSRRGFNIESLSVGTTESPHVSRMTILVDAEHSPLEQVTKQLNKLINVLKIVELTPADAVERELQLIKVAATGTTRSEIIEIADVFRAKVVDVDVESVTVEVTGSADKLEALVRLLEPYGIRELVRSGMIALGRGSRSITEGRTLRLQRSA; encoded by the coding sequence ATGAGCATGCACACCCTGAGCGTCCTCGTCGAGAACAAGCCGGGTGTCCTCGCCCGCGTCGCGGGGCTGTTCAGCCGCCGCGGGTTCAACATCGAGTCGCTGTCGGTCGGCACGACCGAGTCGCCCCATGTGTCGCGCATGACGATCCTCGTCGATGCCGAGCACTCACCGCTGGAGCAGGTCACCAAGCAGCTGAACAAGCTGATCAACGTGCTCAAGATCGTCGAATTGACCCCGGCGGATGCCGTCGAGCGGGAGCTGCAGCTGATCAAGGTGGCCGCGACCGGCACGACACGCAGCGAGATCATCGAAATCGCCGACGTGTTCCGCGCGAAGGTCGTCGACGTCGACGTCGAATCGGTCACCGTCGAGGTGACCGGATCGGCCGACAAGCTCGAAGCGCTCGTGCGCCTGCTCGAACCGTACGGCATCCGCGAGCTCGTGCGATCGGGCATGATCGCGCTCGGCAGGGGCTCCCGCAGCATCACCGAGGGCCGGACGCTGCGCCTGCAACGCTCCGCCTGA
- the ilvC gene encoding ketol-acid reductoisomerase, with amino-acid sequence MVQIHYEDDATLDPLADRTVAVLGFGSQGHAHARNLAESGVAVIVGLHEGSSSRGRARDAGLEVTSVADAVKRADVVMMLMPDTVQPEAYRTEVEPGLVDGNALFFAHGFNIHYGQIVPPAGVDVCMVAPKGPGHLVRRTYTEGTGVPALMAIHQDATGTARKLTLAYARGIGAARAGVLETTFAEETETDLFGEQAVLCGGVSSLVQKAFETLTEAGYQPEVAYFECLHELKLIVDLFYEGGLARMRYSVSDTAEYGDYSRGDYIVDAGVKERMRDALTQIQDGRFAREWILENAAGRPAFMAQRRRQAEHPIEEVGRTLRSMMSWLPHQDD; translated from the coding sequence ATGGTCCAGATCCACTACGAGGACGACGCCACGCTCGACCCGCTTGCCGACCGCACGGTGGCCGTGCTCGGCTTCGGCTCGCAGGGCCACGCGCACGCCCGCAACCTTGCGGAGTCGGGCGTCGCCGTCATCGTCGGTCTGCACGAGGGATCCTCGAGCAGAGGGCGCGCGCGAGATGCCGGCCTGGAGGTCACGTCGGTCGCCGACGCGGTCAAGCGTGCCGACGTCGTCATGATGCTGATGCCCGACACGGTGCAGCCTGAGGCCTACCGCACCGAGGTCGAGCCCGGGCTGGTCGACGGCAACGCGCTGTTCTTCGCCCACGGCTTCAACATCCACTACGGCCAGATCGTCCCGCCGGCGGGCGTCGACGTGTGCATGGTCGCCCCGAAGGGGCCAGGGCACCTGGTGCGCCGGACCTACACCGAGGGCACGGGCGTGCCGGCGCTGATGGCGATCCACCAGGACGCGACCGGGACCGCCCGGAAGCTGACGCTGGCCTACGCCAGGGGTATCGGTGCCGCCCGCGCCGGCGTCCTCGAGACCACCTTCGCCGAGGAGACCGAGACCGACCTGTTCGGCGAGCAGGCCGTGCTGTGCGGTGGCGTGTCGAGCCTGGTGCAGAAGGCGTTCGAGACCCTGACAGAGGCCGGGTACCAACCGGAGGTCGCGTACTTCGAGTGCCTCCACGAGCTCAAGCTCATCGTTGACCTGTTCTACGAGGGCGGCCTGGCCCGCATGCGCTACTCGGTGTCGGACACCGCCGAGTACGGCGACTACTCCCGCGGCGACTACATCGTCGACGCCGGTGTCAAGGAACGCATGCGCGACGCGCTGACCCAGATCCAGGACGGCCGGTTCGCCCGCGAGTGGATCCTTGAGAACGCGGCGGGGCGCCCCGCGTTCATGGCGCAGCGCCGCCGTCAGGCCGAGCACCCGATCGAGGAGGTCGGCCGGACGCTGCGGTCCATGATGAGCTGGCTGCCCCACCAGGACGACTGA
- the metF gene encoding methylenetetrahydrofolate reductase [NAD(P)H], which produces MPASIVSLLRADAPTLSFEFFPPKTDQGRRTLWRTIEGLADLAPDFVSVTYGAGGSTRDRTLDVIERVRDRTALLPVMHLTCVGATREELTELAHELTDRGVTDVLALRGDPPDGPAGTWVPTDGGFRYAAELVALLDGLGGFEIGVAAFPEGHPASPSRESDIAHLAAKCAVGAGYAITQFFFDVKQYVALVDDLRAIGCETPIVPGVLPVTNPAQTRRFAAAAGATIPADLDAAFRAVEDDPATVHALGVGRAIELSRDLLAAGAPGLHIYTLNRAAATREICEALRGVGALPA; this is translated from the coding sequence ATGCCTGCATCCATCGTGTCGCTGCTGCGTGCCGACGCACCGACCCTGTCGTTCGAATTCTTCCCACCGAAGACCGACCAGGGCCGGCGAACGCTGTGGCGCACCATCGAGGGCCTCGCCGACCTGGCACCGGACTTCGTCTCGGTGACCTACGGCGCCGGCGGATCGACCCGCGACCGCACGCTGGACGTCATCGAGCGGGTCCGCGACCGGACGGCCCTGCTGCCGGTCATGCACCTGACCTGCGTGGGGGCGACCCGCGAGGAGCTGACCGAACTCGCGCACGAGCTGACCGACCGCGGCGTCACCGACGTGCTCGCCCTGCGTGGCGACCCCCCGGACGGGCCGGCGGGGACGTGGGTCCCGACCGACGGCGGGTTTCGGTACGCCGCCGAACTCGTGGCGCTGCTCGACGGCCTCGGAGGCTTCGAGATCGGGGTCGCGGCCTTCCCGGAGGGCCATCCCGCATCGCCGTCGCGCGAGTCCGACATCGCCCACCTCGCCGCGAAGTGCGCGGTGGGCGCCGGCTACGCGATCACGCAGTTCTTCTTCGATGTCAAGCAGTACGTGGCGCTGGTCGACGACCTGCGCGCGATCGGGTGCGAGACGCCGATCGTCCCCGGCGTGCTGCCCGTCACCAACCCCGCGCAGACGCGACGCTTCGCGGCCGCGGCCGGCGCCACCATCCCCGCCGACCTCGACGCCGCGTTCCGGGCGGTCGAGGACGATCCGGCCACAGTCCATGCGCTCGGTGTCGGCCGCGCGATCGAGTTGTCGCGCGACCTGCTCGCGGCGGGCGCGCCCGGGCTGCACATCTACACGCTCAACCGCGCCGCCGCGACCCGTGAGATCTGCGAGGCCCTGCGTGGCGTGGGAGCCCTGCCCGCCTGA
- the serA gene encoding phosphoglycerate dehydrogenase, with protein sequence MRVLIADKLSATGVAALEASYDVDVRTGLSKRELLDIVGRYDAVVVRSATTIDADVIAAAGSLTVIARAGIGVDNIDLEAATARGIIVCNAPQSNTISAAEHTIALLLALARRVPAADRSLRGGAWERTAFQGVELHGRTLGVMGLGRVGTLVARRCAAFGMKLAAYDPYVSTERADQLGIQLVGSPLRLCEIADVVTVHLPRTSDTVGIVGAEELAALGPDGMLVNTARGGIVDEAALATALDDGVLGGAALDVFSSEPVTESPLFSLPNVVVTPHLGASTQQAQDKAGLMIAEAVDLALRGEFVPSAVNLQVSAAVTDHVRAFLGLTTKLGRLFTALHEGVTSAITIEYRGGIADEDTSALNLAALTGLLSDVVDEPVTYVNAPLTAEERGLKLTTMTSSAPRDYVSLVRLTANGDNAVAGTVVGPNDKERLVELWGFEIDMEPSEHMLFFRYVDRPGIIGRIGSVLGDENINIATMQVGRHEMGGDALIAMTTDSAVSPAIAHRIAEIIGSTHARTISLSRA encoded by the coding sequence ATGCGCGTGCTCATCGCAGACAAGCTGTCCGCCACCGGCGTGGCGGCGCTCGAGGCATCATACGACGTCGATGTCCGCACCGGGCTGTCCAAGCGGGAGCTGCTCGACATCGTCGGTCGTTACGACGCGGTCGTCGTCCGCTCGGCAACCACGATCGACGCCGACGTCATCGCGGCGGCCGGCAGCCTGACCGTGATCGCGCGCGCCGGCATCGGCGTCGACAACATCGACCTCGAGGCTGCGACCGCGCGCGGGATCATCGTGTGCAACGCCCCGCAGTCCAACACGATCAGCGCTGCCGAGCACACGATCGCGCTGCTGCTCGCACTCGCGCGCCGCGTCCCTGCCGCGGACCGCAGCCTCCGGGGCGGTGCGTGGGAACGCACCGCATTCCAGGGTGTCGAGCTGCACGGCCGCACCCTGGGCGTCATGGGCCTGGGCCGTGTCGGGACGCTCGTCGCCCGTCGGTGCGCGGCGTTCGGCATGAAGCTGGCCGCCTATGACCCGTACGTGTCGACCGAGCGGGCCGACCAGCTCGGCATCCAGCTCGTCGGGTCGCCCCTGCGGCTGTGCGAGATCGCCGACGTCGTGACGGTCCACCTCCCCCGCACCTCCGACACCGTAGGCATCGTCGGCGCCGAGGAGCTCGCCGCGCTCGGACCCGACGGTATGCTCGTCAACACGGCGCGCGGTGGCATCGTCGACGAGGCGGCGCTGGCGACCGCGCTCGATGACGGCGTCCTCGGTGGGGCCGCGCTCGACGTGTTCTCGTCCGAGCCGGTGACGGAGTCCCCGCTGTTCTCCCTGCCCAACGTCGTGGTGACCCCGCACCTCGGCGCGTCGACTCAGCAGGCGCAGGACAAGGCCGGCCTGATGATCGCCGAGGCGGTGGACCTTGCGCTGCGCGGCGAGTTCGTGCCGAGCGCCGTCAACCTGCAGGTGTCTGCGGCGGTCACCGACCACGTGCGGGCGTTCCTGGGCCTGACCACGAAGCTCGGCCGGCTGTTCACCGCGCTGCACGAGGGTGTGACGAGTGCGATCACGATCGAGTACCGGGGCGGCATCGCCGACGAGGACACCAGCGCGCTGAACCTCGCCGCGCTCACCGGGCTGTTGTCGGACGTCGTCGACGAGCCGGTGACCTACGTCAACGCGCCACTGACCGCCGAGGAACGCGGCCTCAAGTTGACGACGATGACCTCGTCGGCGCCGCGCGACTACGTGTCGCTCGTGCGGCTGACGGCCAACGGCGACAATGCGGTGGCCGGCACGGTCGTCGGGCCGAACGACAAGGAGCGGCTGGTCGAGCTGTGGGGCTTCGAGATCGACATGGAGCCCAGCGAGCACATGCTGTTCTTCCGCTACGTGGACCGGCCCGGCATCATCGGCCGGATCGGCAGCGTGCTGGGTGACGAGAACATCAACATCGCCACGATGCAGGTCGGGCGGCACGAGATGGGCGGCGACGCCCTGATCGCGATGACCACTGACTCGGCGGTTTCACCCGCCATAGCGCACCGCATAGCGGAGATCATCGGCTCCACCCACGCGCGGACCATCAGCCTGTCGCGGGCCTGA
- a CDS encoding D-isomer specific 2-hydroxyacid dehydrogenase family protein gives MSAVPIAVLPEGTRDYIAEAVREGGGEVVGPADARGLVWTDPDAADDLADLLKANDGIEWVQLPWAGVEPYADAGVFDDQRVWTSGKGVYAEPVAEHALALALAGLRELPRYAQEVSWSAQAGISLIGGSITIFGGGGITTELVRLLEPFKARITVVRRTAEPMDGVERVLAFDHRYEALKGADVVVLALALTPETAGVISRVEFELMEPHAWLVNVARGAHVVTEDLVVALREDVIGGAALDVTEPEPLPDGHPLWQLPNCLITPHTANTEDMAKPLLSARIAENVRRFAAGEELIGVVDPEVGY, from the coding sequence GTGAGTGCCGTGCCGATCGCTGTCCTGCCCGAGGGAACCCGCGACTACATCGCCGAGGCGGTGCGCGAAGGCGGCGGCGAGGTCGTCGGGCCTGCCGACGCCCGGGGGCTGGTGTGGACCGACCCGGACGCGGCCGACGACCTGGCAGACCTGCTCAAGGCCAACGATGGCATCGAGTGGGTCCAGCTGCCGTGGGCCGGCGTGGAGCCGTACGCCGACGCCGGGGTCTTCGACGACCAGCGCGTGTGGACGTCGGGCAAGGGCGTGTACGCCGAGCCGGTGGCCGAGCACGCCCTGGCGCTGGCGCTCGCGGGCCTGCGTGAGCTGCCGCGGTACGCTCAGGAGGTCAGCTGGTCGGCCCAGGCGGGCATCAGTCTCATCGGCGGGTCGATCACGATCTTCGGCGGCGGGGGGATCACGACCGAACTCGTTCGCCTTCTCGAGCCGTTCAAGGCGAGGATCACGGTCGTCCGCCGGACCGCGGAGCCTATGGACGGCGTCGAACGCGTGTTGGCCTTCGACCACCGCTACGAGGCGCTCAAGGGTGCCGACGTGGTCGTCCTGGCGCTCGCCCTGACGCCCGAGACGGCGGGCGTCATCTCCCGTGTCGAGTTCGAGCTCATGGAGCCACACGCCTGGCTGGTCAACGTCGCACGCGGCGCCCACGTCGTCACCGAGGACCTCGTCGTCGCGCTCCGCGAGGACGTCATCGGCGGCGCGGCGCTGGACGTCACCGAGCCAGAGCCGCTGCCCGACGGCCACCCGCTGTGGCAGTTGCCCAACTGCCTGATCACCCCCCACACGGCCAACACCGAGGACATGGCCAAGCCGTTGCTGTCGGCGCGGATCGCTGAGAACGTCAGGCGCTTCGCGGCCGGCGAGGAGCTGATCGGCGTGGTCGACCCCGAGGTCGGCTACTGA
- a CDS encoding sirohydrochlorin chelatase produces MTAEHQPALLLIAHGTREPSAATEMDELIGHLHERVDAPVAAAWLEDFAEPDAVTAAGQLVDAGARAIVTVPFLVLGAGHAKTDVPASVAGVRARHPEVPVTHGRVLGLHPVLFDLACARIGAVSDGDRADEVLVVTGAGSSDPDANGDLAKAARLLAELTGHRWVEIAYAGVTWPTADALFARVRRAGARRVVRFSWSLLAGRLERRVDGWAADAAADGLDIADAGRFGPDPMVADVVTDRYREAIAGDARMNCDLCAYRVPLPGFEGRVGLPSAGGLGTAVHPSATT; encoded by the coding sequence GTGACAGCTGAGCACCAGCCCGCCCTCCTGCTCATCGCGCACGGCACGCGCGAGCCGTCAGCCGCCACGGAGATGGACGAGCTCATCGGGCATCTGCACGAGCGCGTAGACGCCCCGGTCGCGGCGGCGTGGCTCGAGGACTTCGCCGAGCCCGACGCGGTGACAGCGGCCGGGCAGCTCGTCGACGCCGGTGCGCGGGCCATTGTGACGGTGCCGTTCCTGGTGCTCGGTGCCGGTCACGCCAAGACCGACGTGCCCGCATCCGTCGCAGGGGTGCGAGCACGTCACCCTGAGGTGCCCGTCACCCACGGGCGGGTCCTGGGCCTGCACCCGGTGCTGTTCGACCTCGCCTGCGCGCGGATCGGTGCGGTCAGCGACGGTGACCGCGCCGACGAGGTGCTCGTCGTCACCGGAGCAGGGTCCAGCGACCCCGACGCGAACGGGGACCTCGCGAAGGCGGCCCGGCTGCTGGCCGAGCTGACCGGACACCGGTGGGTCGAGATCGCCTACGCCGGCGTCACGTGGCCGACGGCCGACGCGTTGTTCGCCCGCGTTCGTCGCGCCGGCGCCAGGCGCGTCGTGCGGTTCTCGTGGTCGCTGCTCGCCGGCCGGCTGGAGCGCCGCGTCGACGGGTGGGCGGCCGACGCGGCGGCCGACGGCCTGGACATCGCCGATGCCGGCCGGTTCGGTCCGGACCCGATGGTCGCCGACGTCGTGACGGACCGGTACCGCGAGGCGATCGCGGGCGACGCCCGCATGAACTGCGACCTGTGCGCCTACCGCGTCCCGCTGCCTGGCTTCGAGGGGCGGGTCGGCCTGCCGTCGGCCGGCGGCCTGGGAACCGCGGTCCACCCGTCGGCGACCACCTGA
- the pdhA gene encoding pyruvate dehydrogenase (acetyl-transferring) E1 component subunit alpha encodes MVDDPSAPDPSTLLPPATPVRLLESDGTYRADPDWAVDLPDDQLVELYRTMVMARQIDAQSIRLQRQGQLGVYASLRGQEAAQIGSGFALAPQDWVFPSYRELGVALTRAMDPRELLHVFRGTWLGAHDPAKHRFGLITISIGTQALHAAGFAMGARLDDADCCAVVYLGDGATSEGDVHEALNFAAVFNAPCVFFVQNNQYAISVPVTRQTKAPTIAHKAVGYGMPGYRCDGNDVLACYAVMRRALEHARGGGGPVLVEAETYRMEAHTTADDPTRYRDERELEQWRARDPITRFDKFLRDHGLLDDDLAETVAQAATAEAQAVRAAIYDAPHGDPLELFDHVYVEPTARLRAQRAQLAAELAGQEA; translated from the coding sequence ATGGTTGATGACCCATCTGCACCTGATCCTTCCACGCTGCTGCCCCCGGCCACACCGGTCCGACTGCTCGAAAGCGACGGCACCTACCGCGCGGATCCCGACTGGGCAGTCGACCTCCCCGATGACCAGCTCGTCGAGCTGTACCGGACGATGGTCATGGCCCGCCAGATTGACGCGCAGTCGATCAGGCTGCAGCGGCAGGGCCAGCTGGGCGTCTACGCGTCGCTGCGGGGTCAGGAGGCCGCCCAGATCGGCAGTGGGTTCGCGCTGGCGCCCCAGGACTGGGTCTTCCCCTCGTACCGCGAGCTCGGCGTGGCGCTGACCCGTGCCATGGACCCGCGTGAGCTGCTCCACGTGTTCCGTGGCACGTGGCTGGGTGCCCACGACCCGGCCAAGCACCGGTTCGGCCTGATCACCATCTCGATCGGCACGCAGGCACTGCACGCCGCCGGCTTCGCCATGGGAGCACGCCTCGACGACGCGGACTGCTGCGCGGTCGTCTATCTGGGTGACGGTGCGACCAGTGAGGGCGACGTCCACGAGGCGCTGAACTTCGCCGCGGTGTTCAACGCGCCGTGCGTGTTCTTCGTGCAGAACAACCAGTACGCGATCAGCGTGCCCGTCACCCGGCAGACGAAGGCGCCGACGATCGCCCACAAGGCCGTCGGCTACGGCATGCCCGGCTACCGCTGCGACGGCAACGACGTGCTCGCCTGCTACGCGGTGATGCGCCGTGCCCTCGAGCACGCACGCGGCGGTGGGGGACCGGTGCTCGTCGAGGCCGAGACCTACCGCATGGAGGCCCACACGACGGCCGACGACCCGACGCGCTACCGGGACGAGCGCGAGCTCGAGCAGTGGCGCGCGCGTGACCCGATCACCCGTTTCGACAAGTTCCTGCGGGACCATGGGCTGCTCGACGACGACCTGGCCGAGACCGTCGCGCAGGCCGCGACGGCCGAGGCGCAGGCCGTCCGGGCCGCGATCTACGACGCGCCGCACGGCGACCCGTTGGAGCTGTTCGACCACGTGTACGTCGAGCCCACCGCGCGCCTGCGTGCCCAGCGGGCGCAGCTCGCGGCCGAGCTGGCCGGGCAGGAGGCGTGA
- a CDS encoding alpha-ketoacid dehydrogenase subunit beta translates to MAVTMAGALNRALHDAMDDDDRVVVFGEDVADLGGVFRVTDRLAERFGPDRCFDTPLAESGIVGTAVGMAMYGYRPVVELQFDGFSYPAFDQITSHLAKLPNRSRGTVRLPVVVRIPFGGGIGAVEHHSESPEVLYAHTAGLKIVTPSTPSDAYALLRGSIASPDPVLFFEPKRRYWTKEDVELPVTTEPPDRAVVRRPGSTATLISYGPTVATCLEAAEAATAEGWELEVIDLRSLTPIDIDTLVAALERTGRAIVVHEASVFAGLGAEIAAELLEQAFWSLEAPVLRVGGFDIPYPASQLEHYHLPDVDRILDAVERSLDY, encoded by the coding sequence ATGGCGGTCACGATGGCCGGCGCGCTCAACCGCGCCCTGCACGATGCGATGGACGACGACGATCGCGTGGTGGTCTTCGGCGAGGACGTCGCCGACCTCGGTGGCGTGTTCCGCGTGACCGACCGCCTCGCCGAGCGGTTCGGTCCGGACCGCTGCTTCGACACGCCACTGGCCGAGTCCGGTATCGTCGGCACTGCCGTGGGCATGGCGATGTATGGCTACCGGCCTGTGGTCGAGCTGCAGTTCGACGGCTTCAGCTACCCGGCGTTCGACCAGATCACGTCGCACCTGGCCAAGCTGCCGAACCGGTCGCGCGGCACCGTCCGTCTCCCCGTCGTCGTCCGCATCCCGTTCGGCGGGGGCATCGGAGCCGTCGAGCACCACTCCGAGAGCCCGGAGGTGCTGTACGCGCACACTGCGGGGCTCAAGATCGTCACCCCGTCGACCCCGAGCGACGCCTACGCGCTGCTGCGCGGGTCGATCGCGTCACCGGACCCTGTGCTGTTCTTCGAGCCGAAGCGGCGGTACTGGACCAAGGAGGACGTCGAGCTGCCGGTGACGACCGAGCCGCCTGATAGGGCCGTGGTCCGGCGACCGGGGTCGACGGCCACGCTCATCAGCTACGGTCCGACGGTCGCGACCTGCCTGGAGGCCGCCGAGGCCGCCACCGCGGAGGGCTGGGAGCTGGAGGTCATCGATCTTCGCTCGCTCACGCCGATCGACATCGACACGCTCGTGGCCGCCCTCGAGCGCACTGGCCGCGCGATCGTCGTCCACGAGGCCAGTGTGTTCGCCGGCCTCGGGGCCGAGATCGCCGCGGAGCTGCTCGAGCAGGCGTTCTGGTCGCTGGAGGCGCCGGTGCTGCGGGTCGGCGGTTTCGACATCCCCTACCCGGCGTCGCAGCTCGAGCACTACCACCTGCCCGACGTCGACCGCATCCTCGATGCGGTCGAGCGCAGCCTGGACTACTAG